In the genome of Pseudomonas sp. P5_109, one region contains:
- a CDS encoding malonate decarboxylase subunit delta, which yields METLSFEFPAGQPPRGRTLVGCVGSGDLEVLIEPGQPGKLTINVQTSVNGSEQRWQHLFARMFDGQTPPAMDIDIHDFGATPGVVRLRLEQGFEEIGHD from the coding sequence ATGGAAACCTTATCTTTTGAATTCCCCGCCGGGCAGCCGCCACGCGGTCGCACCCTGGTGGGCTGCGTTGGCTCTGGCGATCTGGAAGTGCTGATCGAACCGGGTCAGCCCGGCAAGCTGACGATCAACGTGCAGACCTCGGTCAATGGCAGCGAACAACGCTGGCAACATCTGTTCGCACGGATGTTCGACGGCCAGACGCCGCCGGCGATGGATATCGACATTCACGATTTCGGCGCGACACCCGGCGTGGTGCGCCTGCGTCTGGAACAAGGCTTCGAGGAAATCGGCCATGACTGA
- the mdcE gene encoding biotin-independent malonate decarboxylase subunit gamma — protein sequence MNSYSLRGLNWFNALSAGAKAIEGLPASLKVADGSLGDRPVRFIAVVADPQNRFVRARNGEVGLLEGWGLAKAVDEVIAADQDKAHKRALIAIVDVPSQAYGRREEALGIHQALAAAADSYARARLAGHAVIGLLVGKAMSGAFLAHGYQANRLIALRDPGVMVHAMGKASAARVTLRSVEELEALAASVPPMAYDIDSYASLGLLWETLSVEQIEQPTAADLARVTDCLHQAIGDVAAGGRDLSGRLGASNRAASSKVRQLLRAQW from the coding sequence ATGAACTCGTATTCACTGCGTGGTTTGAACTGGTTCAACGCCTTGAGCGCCGGGGCGAAAGCGATCGAGGGTTTGCCGGCTTCGCTGAAAGTAGCTGACGGTTCGCTAGGCGACCGGCCTGTGCGTTTTATCGCGGTGGTGGCCGACCCGCAAAACCGCTTCGTCCGTGCACGCAACGGCGAGGTGGGTTTGCTCGAAGGCTGGGGCCTGGCCAAGGCTGTGGATGAAGTCATCGCCGCTGATCAGGACAAGGCACACAAACGCGCCTTGATCGCCATTGTCGACGTGCCGAGCCAGGCCTACGGTCGACGCGAAGAGGCCCTCGGCATTCATCAGGCGCTGGCCGCTGCGGCGGACAGTTATGCCCGTGCCCGCCTGGCCGGTCATGCGGTGATCGGTCTGCTGGTGGGCAAGGCGATGTCCGGGGCATTTCTGGCCCACGGCTATCAGGCCAACCGCTTGATCGCCCTGCGCGATCCGGGGGTGATGGTGCATGCCATGGGCAAGGCGTCGGCGGCGCGGGTGACCTTGCGCAGTGTCGAAGAGCTCGAAGCCCTGGCGGCCAGCGTGCCGCCGATGGCCTACGACATCGACAGCTATGCCAGCCTCGGATTGCTGTGGGAAACCCTGTCGGTGGAGCAGATCGAACAGCCGACTGCGGCGGATCTGGCGCGGGTGACCGATTGCCTGCATCAGGCGATTGGCGATGTGGCCGCCGGTGGTCGTGATCTGAGCGGTCGCCTCGGTGCGAGTAATCGTGCGGCCTCGAGCAAGGTTCGCCAATTGCTGAGAGCGCAGTGGTGA
- a CDS encoding LysR substrate-binding domain-containing protein, which produces MLIDEELTLKKLEVFLAFMRTGNLARAAAELQTSNVSVHRAIHSLESALRCPLFKHEGRNLTPLESAYVLEERAQKLIQDVVESVRLTREAAGFSAERFKLGSLYSLTVKTVPQLIMGLKIRRSELNIDLILGSNIDLLYKLKNMEVDAALVSLDETVNDPDCEQIPLFSDDIFLATPADSKFAQRTEVDLAEVRDETFITLTQGFATHQDGKRVFEQAGFEPKVAMQVNDIFTLLSMVSSGVGYALLPGRIAAVYENRVKLIPLQEKYRLQQHIGVVFLKAKERDPNLLALLAECRMYANRQV; this is translated from the coding sequence ATGCTGATCGATGAAGAGTTGACCCTGAAAAAACTCGAGGTGTTCCTGGCCTTCATGCGCACCGGCAATCTGGCGCGGGCCGCCGCCGAGTTGCAGACCAGTAATGTGAGTGTGCATCGGGCGATCCATTCCCTGGAAAGCGCCCTGCGCTGCCCCTTGTTCAAGCACGAAGGCCGTAACCTGACGCCGCTGGAAAGCGCCTATGTGCTGGAAGAACGAGCGCAGAAGCTGATTCAGGATGTCGTCGAAAGCGTGCGCCTGACCCGCGAAGCCGCCGGGTTCTCGGCCGAACGATTCAAGCTGGGTTCACTGTATTCACTGACGGTGAAGACCGTGCCGCAGTTGATCATGGGCCTGAAGATCCGCCGCAGCGAACTCAACATCGACCTGATTCTGGGCTCCAACATCGACCTGCTCTACAAGCTCAAGAACATGGAAGTCGATGCGGCCCTGGTGTCGCTGGACGAGACTGTCAACGATCCGGATTGCGAGCAGATCCCGCTGTTTTCCGACGACATCTTCCTCGCCACCCCCGCCGACTCGAAGTTTGCCCAGCGAACCGAAGTCGACCTGGCCGAGGTCCGCGACGAAACCTTCATCACCCTGACCCAGGGCTTCGCCACCCATCAGGACGGCAAGCGGGTATTCGAGCAGGCAGGGTTCGAGCCGAAGGTGGCGATGCAGGTCAACGACATCTTCACCCTGCTGAGCATGGTCAGTTCGGGCGTGGGTTATGCGTTGCTGCCGGGGCGGATTGCGGCGGTGTACGAGAACCGGGTGAAGCTGATCCCGTTGCAGGAAAAGTACCGGTTGCAGCAGCACATCGGCGTGGTGTTCCTGAAGGCCAAGGAGCGTGATCCGAATCTGCTGGCGTTGCTGGCTGAGTGCCGGATGTATGCCAATCGGCAGGTTTGA
- the madL gene encoding malonate transporter subunit MadL: MIIYGVALLAICTLAGVIMGDMLGVLLGVKSNVGGVGIAMILLICARLWMQKRGGMTRDCEMGVGFWGAMYIPVVVAMAAQQNVVTALHGGPVAVLAAIGSVVVCGCTIALISRTHKGEPLPDEPADVTPVGTPVGGR, translated from the coding sequence ATGATTATTTACGGTGTGGCGCTGTTGGCGATCTGTACGCTGGCAGGGGTGATCATGGGTGACATGCTCGGTGTGTTGCTGGGTGTGAAGTCAAACGTCGGCGGTGTCGGGATCGCGATGATCCTGCTGATTTGCGCACGGTTGTGGATGCAAAAACGTGGCGGCATGACTCGGGATTGCGAGATGGGTGTCGGCTTCTGGGGCGCCATGTACATCCCGGTAGTCGTTGCCATGGCGGCGCAGCAGAACGTGGTCACGGCGCTGCATGGTGGCCCGGTGGCGGTGTTGGCGGCAATCGGTTCGGTGGTGGTCTGCGGTTGCACCATTGCCTTGATCAGCCGGACCCACAAAGGCGAACCCTTGCCCGATGAACCGGCGGATGTAACGCCGGTTGGCACTCCAGTGGGAGGCCGCTGA
- the mdcH gene encoding malonate decarboxylase subunit epsilon produces the protein MSSLLVFPGQGAQQPGMLARLPRQTLSEASDLLGEDVTQLDSAEALQSTRAVQLCLLIAGVAASRQLDMTPDYVAGLSIGAYPAAVVAGALSFSDALHLVSLRGELMQQAYPQGYGMTAIIGLDLATVEALLAQVHSAEMPVYLANINADNQVVIAGSDAAMEALAGLAKGCGAGLAKRLAVSVPSHCPLLEAPAQRLADAFANVPLHTPKIGYLSGSRARPLIKPEALRDDLAFNMCRIVDWRGTVQSAYERGVRLQIELPPGAVLTGLARRVFEQGTVIAFDGARLDTLQALMCEEGSRHS, from the coding sequence GTGAGCAGCTTGTTGGTGTTTCCCGGCCAGGGCGCGCAACAACCCGGCATGCTGGCGCGTTTGCCTCGGCAAACGTTGAGCGAGGCGAGCGACCTGCTGGGTGAAGATGTGACGCAGCTGGATTCTGCCGAGGCGTTGCAGTCGACGAGGGCAGTGCAGCTTTGCCTGCTGATCGCCGGCGTCGCTGCTTCACGCCAGTTGGACATGACCCCGGACTACGTGGCCGGCTTGTCGATCGGCGCCTACCCGGCAGCGGTGGTGGCCGGTGCCCTGAGTTTCAGCGATGCGTTGCATCTGGTCAGCCTGCGCGGTGAGTTGATGCAGCAGGCTTATCCACAAGGCTACGGCATGACCGCGATCATCGGTCTGGACCTGGCCACGGTGGAGGCACTGCTGGCCCAGGTGCACAGCGCAGAAATGCCGGTTTACCTGGCCAATATCAACGCCGATAACCAGGTGGTGATTGCCGGTAGCGATGCGGCGATGGAAGCGCTGGCCGGGTTGGCGAAAGGTTGTGGGGCCGGCCTGGCCAAGCGTCTGGCAGTGAGCGTGCCGTCCCACTGCCCATTGCTTGAGGCGCCCGCGCAACGCCTGGCCGACGCCTTCGCCAACGTGCCGCTGCACACACCGAAGATTGGTTACCTGAGCGGCAGTCGCGCGCGACCGCTGATCAAGCCTGAAGCCTTGCGTGACGACCTGGCCTTCAACATGTGCCGCATTGTCGATTGGCGAGGCACGGTACAAAGCGCTTACGAGCGCGGCGTACGTCTACAGATCGAACTGCCGCCCGGCGCGGTGCTCACCGGGCTGGCGCGCCGGGTGTTCGAGCAAGGCACCGTGATTGCTTTCGACGGTGCGCGGCTCGACACCTTGCAGGCGCTGATGTGTGAGGAGGGCAGCCGTCACTCTTAA
- a CDS encoding triphosphoribosyl-dephospho-CoA synthase, with protein MHALNLQPKNLSLAERLADLAVDALIDEADLSPKPALVDRRGNGAHTDLHLGLMHASALSLWPTFREMAEAAIEFDEIGLPLREAVGRIGREGEQAMLDTTGGVNTHRGAIWALGLLITAAALEPQSCNANSVAIRAARLALLDDRFAPRPLSHGAQVAQRYGARGAREEAQLGFPAVLHRALPQLKHSRAAGHGEQNARLDALLAIMTGLADTCVLYRAGEQGLHTMQSGAQAVLYAGGSASLAGRRRLHELDQQLIALNASPGGAADLLAATLLLDRIERDGILQGAF; from the coding sequence ATGCACGCACTTAACCTGCAACCGAAAAACCTGAGCCTGGCCGAACGGCTGGCGGATCTGGCGGTGGACGCGCTGATCGACGAGGCTGACCTGTCGCCGAAACCGGCACTGGTCGACCGTCGCGGCAATGGCGCCCACACCGATCTGCACCTGGGGCTGATGCACGCTTCGGCGTTGTCCTTGTGGCCGACATTTAGAGAAATGGCTGAAGCGGCTATCGAGTTCGACGAGATCGGCTTGCCCCTGCGCGAAGCCGTGGGCCGCATCGGTCGCGAAGGCGAGCAAGCCATGCTCGACACCACCGGCGGGGTGAACACCCATCGCGGGGCGATCTGGGCCTTGGGCCTGTTGATCACTGCCGCGGCGCTGGAACCTCAATCCTGCAATGCCAATAGCGTGGCGATACGTGCTGCGCGGTTGGCCCTGCTCGACGATCGTTTTGCTCCACGCCCGCTCAGTCACGGTGCGCAAGTCGCCCAGCGTTACGGCGCGCGGGGTGCCCGTGAAGAAGCACAACTGGGCTTTCCGGCGGTGTTGCATCGTGCGCTGCCGCAACTCAAACACAGCCGTGCCGCCGGCCATGGCGAACAGAACGCCCGGCTCGATGCGCTGCTGGCGATCATGACCGGGCTGGCCGACACCTGCGTGTTGTACCGCGCCGGTGAACAGGGTCTGCACACCATGCAATCCGGCGCTCAAGCGGTGCTCTACGCGGGCGGCAGTGCCAGCCTCGCGGGCCGTCGTCGTCTGCATGAACTGGATCAACAACTCATCGCATTGAATGCCTCGCCCGGTGGTGCCGCCGACTTGCTCGCCGCCACGCTATTGCTCGACCGTATCGAGCGCGACGGCATCCTTCAGGGAGCGTTTTGA
- the mdcA gene encoding malonate decarboxylase subunit alpha: protein MTTTISPDSRWTRRRSEKQRRLELVRGLADGVVLPTDNIVAALEALILPGDRVVLEGNNQKQADFLSRSLAKADPAKLHDLHMIMPSVGRAEHLDLFERGIARKLDFSFAGTQSLRISQLLEDGLLEIGAIHTYIELYARLVVDLIPNVVLSAGFMADRAGNIYTGPSTEDTPALIEPAAFSDGIVIVQVNQLVDDVSDLPRVDIPASWVDFVVVADKPFYIEPLFTRDPRHIKPVHVLMAMMAIRGIYEKHNVQSLNHGIGFNTAAIELILPTYGESLGLKGKICRNWTLNPHPTLIPAIESGWVESVHCFGTELGMENYIAARPDVFFTGRDGSLRSNRMFSQLAGQYAVDLFIGATLQVDGDGHSSTVTRGRLAGFGGAPNMGHDPRGRRHSTPAWLDMRNTDVAEPMLERGKKLVVQMVETFQEGGKPTFVETLDAVEVAKKSGMPLAPIMVYGDDVTHLLTEEGIAYLYKARSLEERQAMIAAVAGVTAIGLRHNPKDTARMRREGLIALPEDLGIRRTDATRELLAAKSVADLVEWSGGLYSPPAKFRSW from the coding sequence ATGACAACAACAATATCCCCCGACTCGCGATGGACGCGACGGCGCAGCGAAAAGCAGCGGCGTCTCGAGCTGGTGCGAGGTCTTGCCGACGGTGTGGTGTTGCCCACCGATAACATCGTCGCGGCGCTGGAAGCGTTGATCCTGCCGGGCGACCGCGTGGTGCTCGAAGGCAACAACCAGAAGCAGGCGGATTTCCTTTCGCGCTCCCTGGCCAAGGCCGACCCCGCGAAGCTGCATGACTTGCACATGATCATGCCCAGCGTCGGCCGCGCCGAGCACCTGGACCTGTTCGAGCGCGGCATCGCCCGCAAGCTCGATTTCTCTTTTGCCGGCACCCAAAGCCTGCGCATCAGCCAGTTGCTCGAAGACGGCCTGCTGGAAATCGGCGCGATCCACACCTACATCGAACTCTACGCACGGCTGGTGGTGGACCTGATTCCCAACGTCGTGCTCTCGGCCGGGTTCATGGCCGACCGCGCCGGCAACATCTACACCGGGCCGAGCACCGAAGACACCCCGGCGCTGATCGAGCCGGCGGCCTTCAGCGACGGCATTGTCATCGTCCAGGTCAATCAACTGGTGGACGACGTCAGCGACCTGCCACGGGTAGATATCCCCGCTTCCTGGGTCGATTTCGTGGTGGTGGCCGACAAGCCGTTCTACATCGAACCGCTGTTCACCCGTGACCCACGGCACATCAAGCCGGTGCACGTGCTGATGGCGATGATGGCGATCCGTGGCATCTACGAAAAACACAACGTGCAGTCCCTTAACCACGGCATCGGTTTCAACACCGCTGCCATCGAGTTGATCCTGCCGACCTACGGCGAATCCCTCGGCCTCAAAGGCAAGATCTGCCGCAACTGGACCCTCAACCCGCACCCGACGCTGATCCCGGCGATTGAAAGCGGCTGGGTCGAAAGCGTGCATTGCTTCGGCACCGAGCTGGGGATGGAGAACTACATTGCGGCGCGGCCGGATGTGTTCTTCACCGGGCGCGACGGTTCCCTGCGTTCCAATCGGATGTTCAGCCAGCTGGCCGGGCAATACGCGGTGGACCTGTTCATCGGCGCGACTTTGCAAGTCGATGGCGACGGCCATTCCTCCACCGTCACCCGTGGGCGCCTGGCCGGCTTCGGCGGCGCACCGAACATGGGCCACGACCCGCGCGGTCGTCGCCACAGCACGCCAGCCTGGCTCGACATGCGCAACACCGATGTGGCCGAGCCGATGCTCGAACGCGGCAAGAAACTCGTGGTGCAGATGGTCGAGACCTTCCAGGAGGGCGGCAAACCGACCTTCGTCGAAACCCTCGATGCCGTTGAAGTGGCGAAGAAAAGCGGCATGCCGCTGGCGCCAATCATGGTCTACGGCGACGACGTGACCCATCTGTTGACGGAAGAAGGCATCGCTTATTTGTATAAGGCGCGCTCGCTGGAAGAGCGCCAGGCGATGATCGCCGCCGTCGCTGGGGTGACCGCCATCGGCCTGCGCCACAACCCGAAAGACACCGCGCGCATGCGCCGCGAAGGCCTGATCGCCTTGCCCGAAGACCTCGGCATCCGCCGCACCGACGCCACGCGCGAACTGCTCGCGGCGAAAAGCGTGGCCGATCTGGTGGAGTGGTCTGGTGGCCTCTACAGCCCGCCCGCCAAGTTCAGGAGCTGGTAA
- the trhA gene encoding PAQR family membrane homeostasis protein TrhA: MYHGERLNAWTHLVGAVAAFVGGVWLIVLASLDGSPWKIVSMAIYAFTLLVLYSASTVYHSVRGRKKVIMQKVDHFSIYLLIAGSYTPFCLVTLRGPWGWTLFGIVWGLALIGILQEIKPRSEARILSIVIYAVMGWIVLVAVKPLLAALGGAGFAWLASGGVLYTVGIIFFALDDRLRHAHGIWHLFVIAGSLLHFVAIFFYVL, encoded by the coding sequence ATGTATCACGGGGAAAGACTGAACGCCTGGACGCATCTGGTCGGGGCCGTGGCGGCGTTTGTCGGCGGGGTGTGGCTGATTGTGCTGGCCAGTCTCGACGGTAGCCCGTGGAAGATCGTCAGCATGGCGATCTACGCCTTTACCTTGCTGGTGCTGTACAGCGCATCGACCGTGTACCACAGCGTGCGCGGGCGCAAGAAAGTGATCATGCAGAAGGTCGATCACTTTTCGATCTATCTGCTGATCGCCGGCAGCTACACGCCGTTCTGCCTGGTGACCCTGCGCGGGCCGTGGGGCTGGACGTTGTTCGGAATTGTCTGGGGGCTGGCGCTGATCGGCATCCTGCAGGAGATCAAGCCACGTTCGGAAGCGCGGATCCTGTCGATCGTGATTTACGCGGTGATGGGCTGGATTGTGCTGGTGGCGGTCAAGCCGTTACTCGCGGCATTGGGCGGCGCCGGGTTTGCGTGGCTGGCCTCGGGCGGTGTGTTGTACACCGTGGGGATTATCTTTTTTGCCCTGGACGACCGGCTGCGGCATGCCCACGGGATCTGGCATCTGTTCGTGATCGCGGGGAGTTTGCTGCACTTTGTGGCGATCTTCTTTTATGTCCTCTAG
- a CDS encoding malonate decarboxylase holo-ACP synthase, whose translation MVNALLAHDLLWGMTPQQLPADAPAWVVESISAGQPVVVRRALSAAGQVAVGVRGPLREQRFAALMDVAAITRRVQPEELCHVQGWRDFPALRALSQLRPHLDSCGWTWGVSGSAGFELASGFTALHEGSDLDLILRTPRPLSRVDAQALVNVLDTAVCRVDLQLQTPSGAVALREWAGASSRVLLKNAIQAILVTDPWNPQEQAA comes from the coding sequence GTGGTGAATGCGCTTCTGGCTCACGACCTGCTGTGGGGGATGACCCCGCAGCAATTGCCTGCGGATGCGCCTGCGTGGGTGGTCGAGTCGATCAGTGCCGGCCAGCCGGTGGTGGTCCGTCGCGCCTTGAGCGCGGCGGGGCAGGTGGCGGTGGGCGTGCGCGGGCCGTTGCGCGAGCAGCGATTTGCAGCGCTGATGGACGTCGCCGCCATCACGCGACGGGTGCAGCCGGAAGAACTCTGCCATGTTCAAGGCTGGCGTGATTTCCCGGCGCTGCGTGCCTTGTCGCAATTGCGCCCGCACCTCGATAGCTGCGGCTGGACCTGGGGTGTCAGTGGCAGTGCCGGGTTCGAGTTGGCCAGTGGATTTACCGCTTTGCACGAGGGCAGCGATCTCGATCTGATCCTGCGTACGCCACGTCCGTTGAGTCGTGTCGACGCGCAGGCGCTGGTGAACGTTCTCGACACGGCCGTGTGTCGCGTGGACCTGCAGTTGCAGACACCTTCGGGCGCCGTTGCCTTGCGCGAATGGGCTGGTGCTTCGTCGCGGGTCCTGCTGAAAAATGCCATTCAAGCCATTCTGGTTACTGATCCGTGGAATCCGCAGGAGCAGGCAGCGTGA
- a CDS encoding 16S rRNA (uracil(1498)-N(3))-methyltransferase, with amino-acid sequence MRLSRFFIDAPLSTGEHELPEAQAHYISRVLRMAEGDALQLFDGSGQEFRARLVDVGKKRVVVQIDESFAGQVESPLQIHLGQGLSRGERMDWAIQKATELGVSEITPIFTDRCEVRLKDERADKRLLHWRQVAISACEQCGRSRVPVIHPPLLLADWLKQTQAELKLVLHPVAEPLVSHAKPSSLAFLIGPEGGLSDAEVDQAKAGGFHAARLGPRVLRTETAPVVALAVAQQLWGDF; translated from the coding sequence ATGAGACTGTCCCGCTTCTTCATCGACGCCCCCCTGAGCACCGGCGAGCACGAATTGCCCGAAGCCCAGGCCCACTACATCAGCCGTGTGCTGCGCATGGCCGAGGGCGATGCGCTGCAACTGTTCGACGGCTCGGGCCAGGAGTTTCGCGCCAGGCTGGTCGACGTCGGCAAAAAACGCGTGGTGGTGCAGATCGACGAAAGCTTCGCCGGGCAGGTCGAATCGCCACTGCAAATCCATCTCGGCCAAGGCCTGTCCCGTGGCGAGCGTATGGACTGGGCGATTCAGAAAGCCACGGAGCTGGGTGTCAGTGAAATCACCCCGATCTTCACCGATCGCTGCGAAGTCCGGCTCAAGGACGAACGCGCCGACAAGCGCCTGTTGCACTGGCGCCAGGTGGCGATCAGCGCTTGCGAGCAATGCGGACGTTCACGGGTGCCGGTGATTCATCCGCCACTGTTGCTGGCTGACTGGTTGAAGCAGACGCAGGCTGAGTTGAAGCTGGTGCTGCACCCGGTGGCCGAGCCCTTGGTGAGTCACGCCAAGCCCTCAAGCCTGGCATTCCTGATCGGCCCGGAGGGTGGTTTGTCCGATGCCGAAGTCGATCAGGCCAAGGCCGGCGGCTTCCACGCCGCCCGCCTCGGCCCTCGGGTGTTGCGCACCGAGACCGCGCCGGTTGTTGCCCTAGCGGTTGCCCAGCAGCTTTGGGGTGATTTCTAG
- the madM gene encoding malonate transporter subunit MadM: protein MWDLIKNGLEHNGLVTAFAFVGVIMWVSVVISKRLTFGRIHGSAIAIVIGLVLAWVGGTMTGGQKGLADLTLFSGIGLMGGAMLRDFAIVATAFEVQATEAKKAGLIGVIALLLGTVLPFIVGACLAWVFGYRDAVSMTTIGAGAVTYIVGPVTGAAIGASSDVVALSIATGLIKAILVMVGTPMAARWMGLDNPRSAMVFGGLAGTVSGVTAGLAATDRRLVPYGALTATFHTGLGCLLGPSLLYFIVRGIVG, encoded by the coding sequence ATGTGGGATCTCATCAAGAACGGTCTGGAGCACAACGGTCTGGTCACCGCATTCGCCTTTGTCGGCGTGATCATGTGGGTGTCAGTGGTGATCTCCAAACGCCTGACCTTCGGACGCATCCACGGTTCGGCGATTGCCATCGTCATCGGCCTGGTACTGGCCTGGGTTGGCGGCACGATGACCGGCGGGCAAAAGGGCCTGGCGGACTTGACGTTGTTTTCCGGTATCGGCCTGATGGGCGGCGCGATGCTGCGGGATTTCGCCATCGTTGCCACGGCGTTCGAGGTGCAGGCCACTGAAGCGAAAAAGGCCGGTTTGATCGGCGTGATCGCGCTGCTGCTGGGCACGGTACTGCCGTTCATTGTCGGCGCGTGCTTGGCCTGGGTATTCGGTTATCGCGACGCAGTGAGCATGACCACCATTGGCGCCGGTGCGGTGACCTACATCGTCGGCCCGGTGACCGGAGCGGCCATTGGCGCCAGTTCCGATGTGGTGGCGCTGTCCATTGCCACCGGCCTGATCAAGGCGATTCTGGTGATGGTTGGCACGCCGATGGCGGCGCGCTGGATGGGCCTGGATAACCCGCGCTCGGCGATGGTGTTCGGTGGGCTGGCCGGGACAGTCAGTGGCGTGACCGCCGGTTTGGCGGCGACGGACCGGCGCCTGGTGCCTTATGGCGCGTTGACCGCGACCTTCCACACCGGGCTTGGCTGCTTGCTGGGGCCTTCGCTGTTGTACTTCATTGTTCGCGGGATAGTTGGCTAG
- a CDS encoding chemotaxis protein CheW, with protein MPLAGSNFIQPNVAVAELIDYQPPGTFDLDTPPWYLGLVTWRDRQIPLLSFESACGQKIVIGERARIVILNALGGRPELKFIALLVQGIPRSCKLDSQLSYVDVPLCALEQAAVQVGEQMAKVPDLLALEQMLVNAGLVD; from the coding sequence CTGCCACTGGCCGGCAGTAACTTCATCCAGCCCAACGTCGCCGTTGCCGAGCTGATCGATTACCAGCCACCGGGGACCTTCGACCTCGACACGCCGCCGTGGTATCTCGGCCTGGTGACGTGGCGCGACCGGCAGATTCCGCTGCTGAGTTTCGAGTCGGCCTGCGGGCAGAAAATCGTCATTGGCGAGCGTGCGCGGATCGTCATCCTCAACGCCCTTGGCGGGCGCCCCGAGCTGAAATTCATTGCGCTGCTGGTGCAGGGGATTCCGCGCTCCTGCAAGCTCGATAGCCAGTTGAGTTATGTGGACGTGCCGTTGTGTGCGCTGGAGCAGGCGGCGGTGCAGGTGGGGGAGCAGATGGCGAAGGTGCCGGATCTGTTGGCGCTGGAGCAGATGTTGGTGAATGCCGGGTTGGTCGACTGA
- a CDS encoding biotin-independent malonate decarboxylase subunit beta produces MTDSASLLNKHSFVELGARQRAKALLDADTFRELLDPFQRIMSPWLSRQGVVPQADDGVVIAKGNLDGLPVVIAAIEGAFQGGSLGEVGGAKIAGALELAAEDNRNGIPTRAVLLLETGGVRLQEANLGLAAIADIHAAIVDLQQYQPVVGVVAGSVGCFGGMSIAAGLCSYLLVTQEARLGLNGPQVIEQEAGLEEYDSRDRPFIWSLTGGEQRFASGLVDRYVDDDVAQIRQQVGELLQQGLPAQSRSRQAELFLQRLARLDAEPQIEPSVVRDLYQGERP; encoded by the coding sequence ATGACTGACAGCGCGTCCTTGCTGAACAAGCACAGCTTTGTCGAACTCGGTGCGCGGCAGCGGGCGAAAGCCTTGCTCGACGCCGATACCTTCCGCGAATTGCTCGATCCGTTCCAGCGCATCATGTCGCCGTGGCTGTCGCGCCAGGGCGTGGTGCCGCAAGCCGATGACGGCGTGGTGATCGCCAAGGGCAACCTCGATGGTTTGCCGGTGGTGATTGCGGCCATTGAAGGTGCGTTCCAGGGTGGCAGCCTCGGAGAAGTCGGCGGGGCCAAAATTGCCGGTGCACTGGAACTGGCCGCCGAAGACAACCGCAACGGCATCCCGACCCGCGCCGTGCTGCTGCTGGAAACCGGCGGCGTGCGCTTGCAGGAAGCCAACCTCGGCCTGGCGGCGATTGCCGACATACACGCAGCCATTGTCGACTTGCAGCAGTACCAGCCCGTGGTCGGTGTGGTGGCGGGCAGCGTCGGCTGCTTTGGCGGCATGTCGATTGCCGCCGGGTTGTGCAGTTACCTGTTGGTGACCCAGGAAGCGCGACTGGGCTTGAACGGCCCGCAGGTGATCGAGCAGGAAGCCGGACTCGAAGAATACGACTCCCGCGACCGGCCCTTCATCTGGAGCCTGACCGGTGGCGAGCAGCGCTTCGCCAGTGGTCTGGTGGACCGTTATGTCGATGACGATGTGGCGCAGATCCGCCAACAGGTGGGTGAGTTGCTCCAACAAGGTTTGCCGGCGCAATCACGCAGCCGTCAGGCCGAGCTGTTCTTGCAACGCCTGGCGCGCCTGGACGCCGAACCACAAATCGAGCCGTCCGTGGTTCGCGATCTGTACCAAGGAGAACGCCCATGA